The genome window GGGCGGCGAGGAGACGGAGCTGTGCATCCGGCTCTCCCGGGCCCGGCCGGACGCGGTGCTGCTGCTCGACGACCGGGCGGTGATCCACCACCGGGTGCCGGGCGTACGGGAGCGGTTCGGGTACTTCCGTACGCGCACCTACGCCGAGGGCCTGTCGAAGGCGCTGGTGGCGCGGAGCGTCGGCGCGGGCAAGGGGCTGGAGTCGGAGCGCCGGTACACCACACGGGTGCTGCCCGCCGGGGTGGCGCGCGGACTGCGGGACGCGCTGCTCGGCCGCAAGGGGGGCGCGGGACGTGCGGGCGCGATCGTCACGGGGGTGGCGGCGGCGGCCGGGGGGTACGTTGTCGGGAGCGTCCGGGCCCGCCGGGGCGAGGTCACGTTCTCGGTCGGCGGGATCCCGGGTGGTACGGGCGGCAAGGGGGGCGAGGGGGGCTCGTCATGACGGACTCGACGGGGGCGGCGACGGCCGTACCGATCCTGATGTACCACGCGGTGTCCACCGCGCCGAACGACGCCACGAGGGAACTGTCGGTGACCCCGGAGGCCTTCGCGGAACAGATGGCGCTCATCGACGACCTGGGCCTGACCCCGGTCGACACGGCGGATCTGGCGGCGGGTTGGCGGCACGGCCGCCCGCTCCCCGCCCGGCCCGTGCTGATCACCTTCGACGACGGCTACGCGGGTGTGCACCGGCACGCCCTGCCCGTCCTCACCAAACACGGCTTCGCGGCCTCGCTGTTCGTCACCACGGGCTGGATCGAGGGCCCGTACGACAACGGCGAGGCCCTCGACACCATGCTCGGCTGGGACCAGGTCCGCGAACTCGCCGCGGGCGGCGTGGAGATCGGCGGGCACAGCCACACCCATCCGCAGCTCGACACGCTCGACGAGGACCGGCTCCGGTTCGAACTGCGGCGCTGCCGCCAGATCGTCGCCGACGAACTGGGCACCCGGCCCGTCTCGTTCGCCTACCCGTACGGCTACTCCAGCCGCCGGGTGCGGGTCGCGGTGCGGGAGACGGGGTTCGCCCAGTCGCTGGCGGTCGGCAACGCGCTGGCCCGGCGCGCGCAGGGCCCGTACGCGCTGCGGCGGGTGACCGTACGGCGCTCCACCGGGATCGCCGAGTTCGAACGGCTCGTCGAGGGCCGTGCGATCGCCCGTAACTTCGCCCGGGACCGTGCCCTGACCAAGGGGTACGCCATGGTCCGAAGAGCACGACAGGTCCGGAAGGCCATCCGTTCCCGTGTCTGACACGACGACCACCACGGCAGACGAGGCCGAGAACACCACGACCGAGGAGACCGGGCGAAGCTCCGGCGCCGGCCGCGGGCGACGGCTGCGGCTGCCCGGACTGGGCAGGGGGGCGGGAGGCGACCAACTGTTCCGCAACGCCTACGCCCTGATGCTGAACACCGGTATCTCGGCCGTGCTCGGCCTCGGCTTCTGGCTGGCCGCCGCCCGCTACTACACCGAGGCCTCGGTCGGTCAGGGCTCCGCCGCGATCGCCGCGATGAAGCTCCTCGCCGGGCTCACCGCGCTGACGCTGACGGGCGCCCTGGCCCGGTTCATCCCGGTCGCGGGCCGGGACACCGGCCGGCTGATCTTCCGTACGTACGCGGGCAGCGCCTTGACGGTGGCGGTCGCGGCGGGCGTGTTCCTGCTGACGCTGGGCCTGTGGGGGTCGTCGTACCGCTTTCTGCACGATCCGCTGAACGCCGTGTTCTTCGTGCTCGCGGTGGTCGCCTGGTCGACGCTGACGCTCCAGGACGGGGTGCTCACCGGGCTGCGCAGCGCGGTCTGGGTGCCGGTCGGCAACACCGTGTTCTCGGCGGTGAAGCTGGTGCTCCTGGTGGTGTTCGCCGCCGCGATCCCGACCATGGGCGTCTTCGTGTCCTGGGTCGCGGCGATCGCGCTGTCCGTGCTGCCGCTGGGCTGGCTGGTGTTCCGGCGGCTGATCCCGAGGCATGTGGGGGCCACCGAGGACCACGCGCGTCCGCCGTCGCTGCGGGAGATCGGCCGTTTCCTCGCCGGCGACTACACGGGGTCCCTCTTCTCGCTGGCCGTGGTCTATCTGGTGCCGGTGATCGTGGCCGCCCAGGTCAGCTCCGCCGACAACGCGTACTTCTACATCACCACCACCATCGGCGGCACGGTCAATCTGCTCGCCATCAACATGGGCGCCTCGCTGACCGTCGAGGGCGCGCACGATCCGGCCCGGCTCGCGGCCAACACCCGGGCCGCGCTGAAGCGGATGGCCCGGATCATGCTGCCGGTGTGCGGGGTGCTGTTCTTCGGGGCGCCCTGGATCCTGGCCGTCTTCGGGCAGGCCTACGCGGACGCGGCGACCGGGCTGCTGCGCTGGTTCGCGGTCGGCGCGCTGCTGCGGGTCGTGATGGAGACGTACTTCGCGGTGCTGCGCGCGCAGAGCCGCACGGCCGGACTGGCCTGGCTGCAGGGCCTGTTGTGCGCCCTGGTACTCGGGCTGACGCTGGTGCTGCTGCCCCGGATGGGCCTGACCGGCGCGGGGGTCGCCGAGATCTCCAGCCTCGCGGTGATCGTGCTGATCGCCGCGCCCCGGCTGTACCGCATCCTGCGTGCCGCCGGGCCCCCCGAGGTGCCCGCCGGCACGGCTCCGGACGGCGATCTCGCCGATCTGGGCCGGGTGGCCTCCGCCGCGAAGCGGCAGAGCGGCGCGTGGTCGCGGCGGCTCGACTCCGACACCCTCGCGCTCGGCGTCCACGTCGACTTCGACCATCTGGAGCGCCGCCCGGACGTACGGCCGGGCCCCGGCACCCCGCCCACCGGAACCGCGTCCGTACGCCCCGTACGCAAGGACCACCGGCCGGCCTGGGCCCAGGACCGGCCGACCCGCCCGCTCACCCCGCTCGCCTCGCTGGGCCTGCCGGTGGAAGAGCGCGAGCCCGGCTCCGAATCGTCGCCGGGCCCGGCGGAGGTCCCGGAGGTGGACGCGCCGTTCGAGCCGGCCGTGCGGGAACCGGACCTCGCGGCGCGGGCGGAGGCACCCGAGCGGCCCGACGCGAAGCCCCCGGTCCAGGAAGTCACGTCCGCCGAGGAGGCGCCCCGGGTGCCCCTCCGCGAACGCCTGTCGCACCCCACGATCACCGGTGTGGTCCTCGGCTTCCTCCTGCTCTGCGCGCTTCTGCTCTACTGGGTGCCCGCGCTGGCGTTGGACGACGCCGATCTGGACCGGATGGGCGGGCTCGGCCTGATCTCCGTGCTGCCCGCCCCGACGCTGGTCGGGGCGGCGCTGCTGGCCGTCGTGTTCGCCGCGCTGCTGTGGCCGGCCCGTGAGCACCGCGGACTGCTGCTGATCACGCTCCTGGCCACGGTGTTCTCGCTGCACGCGCTTCCGGCCGTGATCGAGACCGAGCCCCGCTTCGCCACCGCCTGGCAGCATCTGGGCTTCATCGACTACATCGACCGCACCGGCACGGCCGTACCCGACCTGGACGCCCGCTGGAGCTGGCCCGGCTTCTTCGCGGCGGCGGCGTTCGTCGCCGAGGCCTGCGGGGTCACCGACTTCACCGAGATCATCCGCTGGTGGCCGACGGCGATCCAACTCCTCTATCTGGCGCCGATGTTCCTCCTCGCCCGCCATATGCGGGCGGGCTGGCGCGCCCGCTGGACCGGCATCTGGGTCTTCGTCCTGAGCGGCTGGGTGGGCCAGGACTACTTCTCCCCGCAGGGCTTCACCTACCTCCTCTACCTGGTCTTCGTCGCGATCCTGCTGGTCTGGTTCCGCGCCCCGCACATGCTGTGGGGCAAGGTGCGCCCCGGCGAGGCCGAGGTGGAGCCGACGGACCGCCGCCAACGCGCGGTCCTGCTGATGGTCCTGATCGGGCTGTACGCGGCGACGGTCCCGGCCCATCAGCTCACCCCGTTCGTGATGCTGGGCGTCCTCGCGGCCCTGGTCCTGATCGGCCGCTGCGAACTGCGCGGCCTGCCCATCCTGTTCGCCGTGCTGGTCGCCGTCTGGGTGGGCTATCTCGCCGAGCCCTACTGGTCCGGCCACTTCGACGAACTCTTCGGCGGGGTCGGCGGGGTCGGCGGCAATGTCACGTCCTCGGTCTCCGGCCGGATCGGCGAGGGCAGTTCGACCCACAAACTCGTCCTCTACGCGCGCGTGGCCCTCGCCGGCACGGTCATGCTCCTGGCCTGCTACGGCTTCTGGCGCCGCCGCGGGAACAGGTACCGCGAACGCTCCCTGCTGGTCCTGACCTTCGTCCCGTTCCTGGGCTTCGGCATGCAGTCGTACGGCGGCGAGATGGCGCTGCGGGTCTTCATGTTCGCCCTGCCGGGGGCCGCGCTGCTGGCCGGCCTCGCCCTCTTCCCGCGCACCGGCGTCACCGCCGAGGAACGCGACAAGGACCGGGTGAGCCTCGCCCCGCCGGCCGCCCTGCTGGCCGGTCTCGTCCTCATCGGCGGCTTCCTGGTCGCCCGCTGGGGCAACGAACCCTTCGAACGGGTCCGTCCGGGCGAGGTCGCCGCCATGGAGTACGTCTACGCCCACGACGACCCGACCGTACGGCTGCTCTGGCTCAGCGACGACCCGGTGAACAATGTGACGCCCGCGATGCCGTGGGGCGCGCGGGACATGGAGAAGGTCGAGTACGTGCCGACGCTCGCGCCGAGCGACCCGGTACTGGTGTCCGGGGTGGCCAAGGCGCTGAAGGACGCGGGCGCCAACTCCTTCCTGATCGTCAACCGCAGCCAGGTCGTCAACCTCCAGATGGATGCCGGCTACTCCGAGAACTGGGAGTCCCGGCTCATCCAGAACCTCGACAGACGCACCGACCTCGAACAGGTCTTCTCCAACACCGACGCCACGATCTTCGCCCTGCGCGACCAGCCGGGCAGGGCCCCGGCCCCCGATCCCGGCCCGATCGGCCCCCAGGTCACCTGGACACCGTGGTCGGTGGTGGGCGGCCTGGCCGCGATCGCCCTGATCGTCCTGCTGAGCGTCCGCGAGATCGTACGGGTGGCGGTCCGGCCGGGCGTCCGCCAACTCCGCTGGCTCCAGAGCAGCTTCTGGTTCAGCCTGCCCCTGCTGGCACTGCTGCTGGCGTCACTGGTGCAGCGCTTCGTGACGATGGGGTTGCAGTGACAGGCCCGCGGTGAGGCTCACCGCTTCAGCCACTTCACCTCGTACGCGGCCATGTCGAACTTCTGTCCGTCGACGTCCGCGCTGATCCTGCGGTCGAGGGTGTTGACGACGAGCACGGCCTTGTCGTCGGCCAGCACGCGCACGTTCGGCCTGTCGTCGGCGGCGACGGACACCGACTCGTACTCCGTCCCCGGCGGGAACTCCTCCCCGAACCGGGACAGCAGCCCGTACATGGGCAACTCCCGCCCGCCGTCCCGCTGGTCGGTCGGCGTCCACAGACACCCGGGGCACTCCCCGCTCTTCTCCTCGGGGTTCCAGTAGAACCCGGAGGTCGCCCCGCCCTTGGCCATGGCCATCAGCCCGGAGGCCTGGACGGCGACCCTGCGGTTCTCGGACCAGCCGTGCCGGTTGTCGTCGCCGTCGGCCGGTTCGACGTAGTACTCGGCCCACCACAGCGGCAGATCACCGGACCGCTCCCGCACCCATTCGCTGACGGCCGTGAACTTGTCGGTGGCCGCGAACTCGTCGGGGATCAGCTCGTCGTCCTTGCTGTAGCTGGACCCGTCCACCACCACGAAGTCGGCGCCGGCCTTGTGCTCGTTCCAGTAGTCGAAGGCGTCCAGCACCCGCTGGTCCATGGCACCCCAGTCACCCTTGAGCGACGTGGACGCGTCCTGCTCCTGCCGTGGATCGAGGCTGTCCATCACCAGGTACGGCCCGCCGACCATGATGTCCTCGTCGACCTTCTTCAGGGCCTTGTGGACGAGGTTGTACAGCTCGGTGTACCCCTCGTAGTCCCAGCGGGCCTCCGCGTTGTTCCAGAAGCCCTTGAACTCGTTCCAGACGATGAAGTGCTTGACGTCCGGGTAGCGCTTGGCGACGGTCGCGGCGAGGGCGGCGTAGTCCGCGAAGTGCTCCGGCTCGGGCGCGGTCTCCAGCGCGGTCTGGCTCCAGTCGGTCCGGTCGGCGCCGGATCTGCCGCCCTTCATCCAGTCGGGCGCGCAGCACAGGGTGACGACGGGCGTGCCGCCGGTGGCGCGGACGAAGTCGATGCGCCGGTCCATCTCCTCGAAGTCGTAACGCCCCTTCACGGGTTCGGGGTTGCCGGCGCCCCAGCCCATGATGTGCTGGATCTGCGGCAGGGGCCGCTCACCGAGCCGCTTCTCGACGCGTGCGACGGCGGATCCGCTGCCCTCGTCCGCGCTGTACTGGGTGTGCGTGAAGCCCCACCCCACATCGGGCCCGAGATCCCCCGAGGGGGTGGCGGGCGTGCCGTGCACCTTGTCGCCGTCGGGCGAGGTGCCGGTGGTGCTGCCGCCGTTCCCGGGCAGTGTGCTGAGCAGGGTCACGGCGAGGGCCAGAACGGCCGCCCCCACGCCCAGAAGCGCGGTGAGCCGCCACCGCCGGTCCCCCGAATTCCACCCATGACGTCCCATCATGGGCAACAGTAACCGCGCGGACCGGCCGTGCGGGAGCTTCCGCCCGGACCGACAGCCGGACGACAGCCGGAACGGCCGG of Streptomyces phaeolivaceus contains these proteins:
- a CDS encoding GH39 family glycosyl hydrolase; the protein is MGRHGWNSGDRRWRLTALLGVGAAVLALAVTLLSTLPGNGGSTTGTSPDGDKVHGTPATPSGDLGPDVGWGFTHTQYSADEGSGSAVARVEKRLGERPLPQIQHIMGWGAGNPEPVKGRYDFEEMDRRIDFVRATGGTPVVTLCCAPDWMKGGRSGADRTDWSQTALETAPEPEHFADYAALAATVAKRYPDVKHFIVWNEFKGFWNNAEARWDYEGYTELYNLVHKALKKVDEDIMVGGPYLVMDSLDPRQEQDASTSLKGDWGAMDQRVLDAFDYWNEHKAGADFVVVDGSSYSKDDELIPDEFAATDKFTAVSEWVRERSGDLPLWWAEYYVEPADGDDNRHGWSENRRVAVQASGLMAMAKGGATSGFYWNPEEKSGECPGCLWTPTDQRDGGRELPMYGLLSRFGEEFPPGTEYESVSVAADDRPNVRVLADDKAVLVVNTLDRRISADVDGQKFDMAAYEVKWLKR
- a CDS encoding polysaccharide deacetylase family protein is translated as MTDSTGAATAVPILMYHAVSTAPNDATRELSVTPEAFAEQMALIDDLGLTPVDTADLAAGWRHGRPLPARPVLITFDDGYAGVHRHALPVLTKHGFAASLFVTTGWIEGPYDNGEALDTMLGWDQVRELAAGGVEIGGHSHTHPQLDTLDEDRLRFELRRCRQIVADELGTRPVSFAYPYGYSSRRVRVAVRETGFAQSLAVGNALARRAQGPYALRRVTVRRSTGIAEFERLVEGRAIARNFARDRALTKGYAMVRRARQVRKAIRSRV
- a CDS encoding lipopolysaccharide biosynthesis protein; translation: MSDTTTTTADEAENTTTEETGRSSGAGRGRRLRLPGLGRGAGGDQLFRNAYALMLNTGISAVLGLGFWLAAARYYTEASVGQGSAAIAAMKLLAGLTALTLTGALARFIPVAGRDTGRLIFRTYAGSALTVAVAAGVFLLTLGLWGSSYRFLHDPLNAVFFVLAVVAWSTLTLQDGVLTGLRSAVWVPVGNTVFSAVKLVLLVVFAAAIPTMGVFVSWVAAIALSVLPLGWLVFRRLIPRHVGATEDHARPPSLREIGRFLAGDYTGSLFSLAVVYLVPVIVAAQVSSADNAYFYITTTIGGTVNLLAINMGASLTVEGAHDPARLAANTRAALKRMARIMLPVCGVLFFGAPWILAVFGQAYADAATGLLRWFAVGALLRVVMETYFAVLRAQSRTAGLAWLQGLLCALVLGLTLVLLPRMGLTGAGVAEISSLAVIVLIAAPRLYRILRAAGPPEVPAGTAPDGDLADLGRVASAAKRQSGAWSRRLDSDTLALGVHVDFDHLERRPDVRPGPGTPPTGTASVRPVRKDHRPAWAQDRPTRPLTPLASLGLPVEEREPGSESSPGPAEVPEVDAPFEPAVREPDLAARAEAPERPDAKPPVQEVTSAEEAPRVPLRERLSHPTITGVVLGFLLLCALLLYWVPALALDDADLDRMGGLGLISVLPAPTLVGAALLAVVFAALLWPAREHRGLLLITLLATVFSLHALPAVIETEPRFATAWQHLGFIDYIDRTGTAVPDLDARWSWPGFFAAAAFVAEACGVTDFTEIIRWWPTAIQLLYLAPMFLLARHMRAGWRARWTGIWVFVLSGWVGQDYFSPQGFTYLLYLVFVAILLVWFRAPHMLWGKVRPGEAEVEPTDRRQRAVLLMVLIGLYAATVPAHQLTPFVMLGVLAALVLIGRCELRGLPILFAVLVAVWVGYLAEPYWSGHFDELFGGVGGVGGNVTSSVSGRIGEGSSTHKLVLYARVALAGTVMLLACYGFWRRRGNRYRERSLLVLTFVPFLGFGMQSYGGEMALRVFMFALPGAALLAGLALFPRTGVTAEERDKDRVSLAPPAALLAGLVLIGGFLVARWGNEPFERVRPGEVAAMEYVYAHDDPTVRLLWLSDDPVNNVTPAMPWGARDMEKVEYVPTLAPSDPVLVSGVAKALKDAGANSFLIVNRSQVVNLQMDAGYSENWESRLIQNLDRRTDLEQVFSNTDATIFALRDQPGRAPAPDPGPIGPQVTWTPWSVVGGLAAIALIVLLSVREIVRVAVRPGVRQLRWLQSSFWFSLPLLALLLASLVQRFVTMGLQ